The genomic interval TTGAACTGTTAGAAGTGTCATGTAACATTACctgtataaaaatatgttttatggtTTTACAATTCATCGATTGTAATTCATCAAGTTAAAGTATATCACCTTATCTGATAAGCTGACATTCATTAGTCGCTAGATTCCATGGAGGTAATTTAGCTAGCTCAGTTAATTCGGCTGAGACATTATGTTAAGGAGTTAATTTGTCAACCTTATTTTGGGCAGGCCGGTtctctccacccacaaaactgatccataaaaaagtgaaaagccATTGTGTGTGGCGAAAAACActcaaaaacaatcaaaaaaaaataaatgaatatcttCCATGCATTCATGACGTTACATTTGCTTACCTAAGTTGTAGTCATCAAAGCATGAGAATGCGTTCCTGATGACATCCTCGGGATCAGTACCGGTCAGTTTCTCCCCGAACAATGTAATGAACATGGTGAAATTGAGGGGTCCGGGGGCCTCATTGACCATCTGATCCAGCTCCTGAGCCCCGGGATCCTTCCCCAGGGAGCGGAGCGTCTCCTGAAGGTCATCTCGGTCAATAAACCCATCTTGGTTCTGATCGATCATAGTGAACGCCTCCTGGAAGAAAAAAGAATGCACTTCAACACGGATGTAAGTAAGAGGCTGAAAACGCTGCCCACTGAAATAATAATACAGAAGCGGCATCAGCGTGTAAATATAAAGGTTTCACCAATTTTTGACCTTCTTTCCGGGAACTTTGTCAGGTGACTAACCACTTTAAGTTAATTAATATATGAATGCTATATACAGCGGAATGCTTAGATGTGTGGAGGTATATAAGCTGTCCATTGTGGCCCCCTAgcctattacatgtagttagcgGGCTCttcagcacaatgactcagtaTCTTCTTACCACTGCCGTATTGTATaagtaaaagaccaatcaagtatataaataaatattatagctCTGGAAGCAGTCAGCTATGGTTATTGTGACCATGGAGTTCAACATAGTGTGAACATacaaatcacataaaaacaatgcaatggGACTAGACATTAAGTTTAGCCCACTAgaagaatcctggtttatgcaggaatacaacacaataaagacgtacagcatagtgaggaaaaccaaagcagcgacgacagtgtgatagacgtacagcatagagagataAACAacggagcagcgacgacagtgtgatagacgtacagcatatagagaaaaaccaaagaagcgacgacagtgtgataggcgcacagcagagagagtaaaaccagagcagtgacgacagtgtggtagacgtacagcatagagagaaaaaccagagcagcgacgacagtgtgatagacgtacagcatagagagaaaaaccaaagaagcgacgacagtgtgataggcgtacagcacagagagtaaaaccagaacagtgacgacagtgtgatagacgtacagcatagagagaaaaaccagagcagcgacgacagtgtgatagacgtacagcatagagaaaaaaaaccaaagaagcgacgacagtgtgataggcgtacagcatagagaaaaaaaaccaaagaagcgacaacagtgtgataggcgtacagcatagaaagaaaaaccaaagAAGCGACGACTCAAATGATGACTCAAAATCAACtgatggtcacacgtaaccagtgaaatacattctcttgtctgtttacctcagtaagggtgagtgagtgcttggggttcaacgtcgtactcaacaatttttcggtcatatgacgacgaaggaatcatcagggtgcatgtacgtgtaatgtgcctccttgttgcaggacggatttccaccgctcttttatttagtgctgcttcactgagacgacttaccgtaggcaagtaagccgccccgcccgagccattatactgatacgggtcaaccccttctctatccccttcatgctgaacgccaagcgacgatgttacaacttcctcttttaaagtcttaggtgtgactcgatcacggattgatcctggatctaccggtcccgaagcggacgctctgccaactgtgctatccgggccggtacctcagtaagggttttactctaacaattcatgtaaatgcataaatagtagcaaattacacgctcacTGGCACCGTGGCCTAAGCAgaattggataaaaaaaaaatgcagtgatgttacttccctttattagacgtcaatgatctagaatcaatcagaatgctgtgttatcatcacatttaacatacaataataataaaacaatgtaaaaggaccgggcctcggggatgcttagtcaaTCACCAGAgccctggtttatgcaggaatacaacacCATAAAAGACTTACGACACTTAAGAAGATTAGTACAGTAATGTCTTAAATTTGGATCATTCTGAAATGCACCGCACGGATATTGTTCTCCAAAAATCTCGGTTGTTGTGCAGCACAGCCATAGTTTGTATCATTCCGACCTGTGCTTCGCGGTTTAGAAATTAACCTTTCAGTTCTGAGAAGTCATCTGGATTTAGTGCGTACACCTAAAAAACTAATCCATTAATTCTAACAGGAAGCgagttgcctgagtgatgccagaatgcaTTCCGGTCCCAGTTGTTCAgaagtcacatttattttgcttAATATAAGATTGGTGTGAAGATTTAAGCCTGCCCTAAATTGAATAAACCTTCGAACAACTGATCCCTGCTATTGTGGCAGATTATTctcataaatataacacacatattctattaatttaattcaAGGATTCCACTAGATTTACAGAatactatgttgaatatgacaaaatgttgtgttctaataacagaatatattctagcatcattcaggcAACAGGCttgctgttaaaattaacacatttatttttagtgTTCTCGTACTTTGAACTCCTGTATCTGGGCCTGATCAAACATGGCGAACACATTAGACGTAGTTCTCTGGACTCGCTTCTTCTTCCCTCGCGTCTTTGATTGCTTGGCAACAGCCGCCATGATGTCGACGGGAGGGATGTCACGGGATTCAgcaaaaatggaaatattctgTAAAAGATGAAAGATATGCtctatgaaaaaaatattcaactgattttttttattgattggtgtcaAATGCCGAACTAAGTAATTTACTTTTGAGGTGATTGAAACTCCGGAGTGCCCGGAGTTAATGTTCATCCTTGGCCTGGTAACGGTACAAACCTGTCTAAAGGTTGCGGCCAAACCAGGGGTCATATTTAGTATTAAGTAACCCTTAGCTATGTgtacttcatatctctacaataTACGTtctcatggtagttaagggcatactaagtcatggtagttaagggcatactaagtcatggtagttaagggcataGTAAGTCATGGTAGTAAAGGGCATACTAAGTAATGGTAGTTAAGGACATACTGCCATGGTAGCTAAGGGCatactgtcatggtagttaagggcataCTAAACTAAGTACGAAACTGTGGCCCGGTCAAATATAACGTTTTAGGCAACTTTTCCGGAGAGAGCCCAAGAGCAACTTGTAATGAGGAATGGATTCTAGCTGCGCgaggaaaaaattaaaagtaaacgatgagctatatttatttatcgaaGTGATagaaatgtacaagtatattcTGACAAGTACGTCAAAAACGTTCTCTGTAGGATGGAGAAGTCAAAGATGCTACGTAAGCTCTTTGCATGGAGTCATCGTTCTTTGAAAGACTTTGTATGGACG from Liolophura sinensis isolate JHLJ2023 chromosome 3, CUHK_Ljap_v2, whole genome shotgun sequence carries:
- the LOC135463557 gene encoding myosin regulatory light chain-like, whose translation is MAAVAKQSKTRGKKKRVQRTTSNVFAMFDQAQIQEFKEAFTMIDQNQDGFIDRDDLQETLRSLGKDPGAQELDQMVNEAPGPLNFTMFITLFGEKLTGTDPEDVIRNAFSCFDDYNLGAIDEEFLKDKMMTMGDRWSEDMIDELFHVAPIKDGRFDYMEFTRMIKHGNKDKEEEAQK